A single Pedobacter sp. PACM 27299 DNA region contains:
- a CDS encoding DUF4846 domain-containing protein yields MKIPALCTILTFLLIPVFAQQVRNIAGPANFKRLKSESGSFSYWLQHQKLKKDPTVYLYNGQKKRNQQAQYAVIDISIGTKDLQQCADAVIRLYAEWQYSKKQYSKIMFLATDGTPMDYASWRKGYRFTLQGEKLKKVKSRGISEQRTDFEDYLQTVFTYAGTLSLSKQLKRVASPDDILPGDVFLQGGSPGHAVIVMDLAINTAGERRFLLAQSYMPAQNIHILKNPRSIAPWYSNKFRTELVTPEWVFQAGTLYRWP; encoded by the coding sequence ATGAAGATACCAGCGCTTTGTACGATCTTAACTTTTCTATTGATACCCGTCTTTGCTCAGCAAGTACGAAATATCGCCGGTCCGGCAAATTTCAAGCGCTTGAAATCTGAATCTGGATCATTTTCCTACTGGCTGCAACACCAAAAGCTTAAGAAAGACCCTACTGTATATCTTTACAATGGTCAGAAAAAACGGAATCAGCAGGCACAGTATGCGGTAATAGACATCAGTATTGGGACAAAGGATTTACAGCAATGTGCCGATGCGGTGATCCGCCTTTACGCAGAATGGCAATATTCAAAAAAACAATACTCAAAAATCATGTTCCTGGCTACTGATGGAACGCCTATGGACTATGCTTCCTGGCGAAAGGGTTATCGATTTACACTGCAAGGGGAAAAATTGAAGAAGGTAAAATCCAGGGGTATTTCTGAGCAGCGAACTGATTTTGAGGACTACCTGCAAACCGTATTTACCTACGCAGGTACCTTATCCTTAAGCAAACAACTAAAGCGGGTAGCTTCTCCAGATGATATTCTTCCAGGGGATGTATTTCTGCAAGGAGGATCGCCTGGTCATGCGGTCATTGTAATGGATTTAGCAATAAATACTGCCGGTGAACGGCGTTTTCTACTAGCGCAAAGTTATATGCCTGCACAAAATATTCACATCCTCAAAAATCCGAGATCCATTGCCCCTTGGTATAGCAATAAATTCCGGACGGAGCTGGTGACACCAGAATGGGTTTTTCAGGCTGGTACGCTATATCGCTGGCCTTAA
- a CDS encoding 3'-5' exonuclease, producing MEHNFTAIDFETAHGKRWSICQVGLVRVENGIVKETINRLVCPPDNIYFYRNIEVHGITPERTRRSPNFSAVWREISSFIDGQTVVAHNGAFDFSCLAQTLDYYQIAQPVYDKQCTYKIYKQKLAALCQEYRIPLNHHDALSDALACAELYKMHLNK from the coding sequence ATGGAACACAATTTTACAGCAATTGATTTTGAAACTGCTCATGGTAAACGCTGGAGTATTTGTCAGGTAGGTCTGGTACGCGTTGAAAATGGAATCGTTAAAGAAACGATTAATAGGTTAGTTTGTCCGCCAGATAACATCTATTTCTACAGGAATATTGAAGTACATGGGATCACTCCTGAACGTACACGCAGATCTCCGAATTTTTCAGCAGTATGGAGGGAGATTTCTTCATTTATTGACGGACAAACGGTGGTGGCGCATAATGGTGCTTTTGATTTCAGCTGCCTGGCGCAGACCCTGGATTATTACCAGATCGCACAGCCGGTATATGATAAACAGTGCACCTATAAAATTTACAAACAAAAGTTAGCGGCTTTGTGTCAGGAATATCGGATTCCATTGAACCATCATGATGCGTTGAGCGATGCATTGGCCTGTGCCGAATTGTATAAAATGCATTTAAACAAATAA
- a CDS encoding TIM-barrel domain-containing protein — protein MKKTFWSSKPQNTALLALAFPLLISQLHAGAVPQTNTFQQVVQKEHKIISARKVSPTMIEVLFSDNQRLTLDFYGDQIFRLFQDNAGGVMRDPVAKPEAKILVENPRRPVAKLDLKDENNLITIATDKISVQIDKNTTLLKIVNLSTNAVVLEEAAPVRFDKNEVVLTFKEAPKEYFYGGGVQNGRFSHKGKAIAIENQNSWTDGGVASPTPYYWSSNGYGLLWHTFKKGKYDFGAKEKGTIKLSHDTDYLDVFLMAGDGAVPLLNDFYQLTGNPVLLPKFGFYQGHLNAYNRDFWKADERGMLFEDGKHYKESQKDNGGIKESLNGEKNNYQFSARAVIDRYKKNDMPFGWLLPNDGYGAGYGQTETLDGNIQNLKSLGDYARKNGVEIGLWTQSDLHPKPEVSALLQRDILKEVKEAGVRVLKTDVAWVGAGYSFGLNGVADVAQIMSKYGNDARPFIISLDGWAGTQRYAGIWSGDQTGGVWEYIRFHIPTYLGSGLSGQPNITSDVDGIFGGKNMAVNIRDFQWKTFTPMQLNMDGWGSNEKYPHALGEPATSINRNYLKLKSELMPYAYSIARAAVSGLPMIRAMFLEYPNAYTQGKATQYQFLYGPNFLIAPIYQATKSDEKGNDIRNGIYLPEGSWIDYFSGEKYAGNSIINSFEAPIWKLPVFIKNGAIIPLTNPNNNVTEINKGNRIYELYPAGKSAFTEYDDDGTTEQYKLGKGASSLIESEVDKKNRATVTIHPTKGDFDGFVKTKTTELRINVSQKPKKVLVKVGQNKIKLTEVNSMAEFLSKENVYFYDAAPNLNKFATKGTDFEQVAITKNPQVLIKVSATDITENLVVATVEGFKYEPADQLRISTGALTAPVNAVVTDKNKEAYTLKPTWSKVNHADYYEIDFNDMHYTTIKDTSLLFDGLTAETPYAFKLRAVNKDGQSAWTEFSATTKSNPLEFAIQGIVAKSTAADQEGSEIEQLFDFDEGNTWHTKWGVNALPFEMVMDLKTINQLDKFHYLPRSGRGNGIILKGQVFFSNDKENWTPAGDFTWANTDEVKVFNFPTHPSARYLKMAVTEGVGGFGSGRELYVFKVAGTESYLPGDINNDRLVDRNDLTSYMNYTGLRQGDGDFEGYISNGDINKNGLIDSYDISLVATRIDGGVNDSKIDKLAGKLSISTAKPSYNKDEIIEVKVKGTNLKSVNALSFALPYDAADYEFVSIQPTNVKQMENMTYDRLHTNGKKALYPTFVNLGQKDALNGTTELFIIKLKAKRKVKFDIKAIDGILVDKNLNSVTF, from the coding sequence ATGAAGAAAACATTTTGGAGTTCTAAACCTCAAAACACAGCTTTGCTCGCCTTAGCTTTCCCATTACTGATTTCCCAACTTCATGCCGGGGCAGTACCACAAACCAATACCTTTCAACAGGTTGTACAGAAAGAACATAAAATCATCAGCGCACGGAAGGTTAGTCCGACAATGATTGAGGTCTTATTTTCTGACAACCAGCGTTTGACTTTAGATTTCTACGGGGATCAGATTTTCAGGCTTTTCCAGGACAATGCTGGTGGCGTGATGAGAGATCCGGTAGCCAAGCCTGAGGCAAAAATTCTGGTAGAAAATCCAAGAAGGCCAGTTGCAAAACTAGACCTAAAAGATGAAAACAACCTGATTACGATTGCTACCGACAAAATTTCGGTGCAGATAGATAAAAACACGACCCTGTTAAAAATTGTCAACCTGAGTACCAATGCGGTGGTTCTGGAAGAAGCAGCCCCTGTTCGTTTTGATAAGAATGAAGTGGTGCTGACCTTTAAGGAAGCCCCAAAAGAGTATTTCTACGGTGGTGGGGTACAGAACGGTCGTTTTTCTCATAAAGGAAAAGCGATTGCTATAGAAAACCAGAACAGCTGGACGGATGGCGGAGTAGCCTCTCCTACACCTTATTACTGGTCTTCGAACGGTTATGGCCTTTTATGGCATACCTTCAAAAAAGGCAAATATGACTTCGGTGCCAAAGAAAAAGGTACAATAAAGTTATCACATGATACCGATTACCTGGATGTGTTTTTGATGGCAGGCGATGGCGCAGTTCCGCTTTTAAACGACTTCTATCAGCTGACTGGAAATCCAGTATTGTTACCGAAATTCGGTTTTTACCAGGGGCATTTAAATGCCTATAACCGCGATTTCTGGAAAGCAGATGAAAGAGGGATGCTGTTTGAAGATGGCAAACACTATAAAGAGAGTCAGAAAGACAATGGCGGTATCAAGGAATCCTTGAACGGGGAGAAAAACAACTACCAGTTTTCTGCACGTGCCGTGATCGATCGTTACAAAAAGAACGACATGCCTTTTGGCTGGCTGCTTCCAAATGATGGTTATGGTGCTGGATATGGCCAGACAGAAACTTTAGACGGGAACATTCAAAACCTGAAAAGCTTAGGCGACTACGCCCGCAAAAATGGTGTAGAGATCGGTTTATGGACACAATCAGACCTTCATCCTAAACCAGAAGTGAGCGCTTTACTACAAAGAGATATTTTAAAGGAAGTAAAAGAAGCGGGTGTTCGCGTACTGAAAACAGACGTAGCTTGGGTAGGTGCCGGTTATTCCTTCGGACTAAATGGTGTGGCTGATGTTGCTCAGATCATGAGCAAATACGGCAATGATGCCAGACCGTTCATCATCTCTTTAGATGGCTGGGCAGGTACGCAGCGTTATGCGGGCATTTGGTCTGGTGATCAGACTGGTGGAGTTTGGGAATACATTCGTTTCCATATCCCTACTTATTTAGGTTCTGGATTGTCAGGACAGCCAAACATTACTTCCGATGTGGATGGTATTTTTGGCGGTAAAAACATGGCCGTTAATATCAGGGACTTCCAATGGAAAACGTTTACGCCAATGCAATTGAACATGGATGGATGGGGATCAAATGAAAAATATCCGCATGCCTTAGGTGAACCAGCTACTTCGATTAACCGCAACTATTTAAAGCTGAAATCGGAATTGATGCCTTATGCTTACAGCATTGCCAGAGCAGCAGTTTCAGGCTTACCGATGATCAGAGCGATGTTCCTGGAATATCCGAATGCTTATACTCAAGGTAAGGCCACGCAATACCAGTTTTTATATGGTCCGAATTTCTTAATCGCCCCTATTTATCAGGCTACAAAATCTGATGAGAAAGGCAATGACATTCGTAATGGCATTTACCTACCTGAAGGTTCCTGGATTGATTATTTTTCTGGAGAAAAATATGCAGGAAATAGTATCATCAACAGCTTTGAGGCTCCGATTTGGAAATTGCCGGTATTCATTAAAAATGGGGCCATTATTCCATTGACCAATCCAAACAACAATGTCACAGAGATCAACAAAGGAAATCGAATTTATGAGCTCTATCCTGCTGGAAAAAGTGCATTCACAGAATATGACGATGACGGAACTACCGAACAATATAAACTGGGTAAAGGTGCATCCAGCTTAATCGAGTCGGAAGTAGATAAAAAGAACCGTGCAACCGTAACGATCCACCCCACAAAAGGTGATTTCGATGGTTTTGTAAAAACGAAAACGACAGAACTTAGAATCAACGTTTCTCAAAAACCTAAAAAGGTATTGGTAAAAGTTGGCCAGAATAAAATCAAGTTAACTGAAGTAAATTCGATGGCTGAATTCTTAAGTAAAGAGAATGTATATTTCTACGATGCAGCTCCAAACTTGAATAAATTTGCGACTAAAGGAACTGATTTTGAACAGGTAGCGATCACAAAAAACCCACAGGTACTGATTAAAGTAAGTGCTACAGACATTACGGAAAATCTGGTTGTGGCAACGGTTGAAGGCTTCAAATATGAGCCGGCAGATCAATTGCGCATCTCTACAGGTGCTTTAACTGCTCCGGTAAATGCTGTAGTGACCGATAAAAATAAGGAAGCTTATACCTTGAAGCCAACCTGGTCGAAAGTGAATCATGCAGATTACTATGAAATTGATTTCAATGACATGCATTACACGACGATCAAAGACACTTCATTGTTATTTGATGGTTTAACTGCTGAAACTCCTTATGCTTTTAAATTGCGTGCGGTAAATAAAGATGGGCAATCTGCCTGGACAGAATTTAGCGCCACTACCAAATCTAACCCACTGGAATTTGCAATCCAAGGTATTGTTGCTAAATCAACAGCCGCAGATCAGGAAGGATCTGAAATCGAGCAGTTATTCGATTTTGATGAAGGTAATACCTGGCATACGAAATGGGGCGTAAATGCGTTGCCATTTGAAATGGTGATGGACTTAAAAACCATCAATCAACTGGATAAATTCCATTACTTACCTCGTTCAGGAAGAGGAAATGGCATCATCCTGAAAGGCCAGGTGTTCTTCAGCAATGACAAAGAAAACTGGACTCCGGCAGGTGATTTTACATGGGCGAACACAGATGAAGTGAAGGTCTTTAACTTCCCTACGCATCCATCTGCACGTTACCTCAAAATGGCGGTGACAGAAGGTGTTGGTGGTTTTGGTTCTGGTAGAGAATTGTATGTATTCAAAGTTGCTGGAACAGAGAGTTACTTACCTGGAGACATCAACAACGACCGTTTGGTGGATAGAAATGATTTGACTTCGTATATGAACTACACTGGTTTGAGACAAGGTGATGGTGATTTCGAAGGTTATATCAGCAATGGTGACATCAACAAAAATGGCTTGATCGACTCTTATGACATCTCATTGGTAGCGACCAGAATTGACGGTGGGGTGAATGACAGTAAAATTGATAAGCTTGCTGGTAAGCTGAGCATCAGCACTGCTAAACCAAGCTATAATAAAGATGAAATCATTGAGGTCAAAGTGAAAGGTACGAACCTTAAATCTGTAAATGCTTTAAGTTTTGCCTTGCCATACGATGCAGCTGATTATGAGTTTGTAAGTATTCAACCAACAAATGTGAAGCAAATGGAAAACATGACTTACGACAGGCTGCATACAAACGGTAAAAAAGCCCTTTATCCGACCTTTGTAAACTTAGGTCAGAAAGATGCTTTAAATGGCACGACAGAGCTGTTTATCATCAAGCTGAAAGCCAAACGTAAAGTGAAATTTGACATTAAAGCCATTGATGGTATTTTGGTTGATAAAAACTTGAACAGCGTTACTTTTTAA
- a CDS encoding YfhO family protein codes for MNNWFKRNGQHLMVIVLFFGITFLYFNPVFFGKTLGQNDVTRAQSTTTEINHYREKGETILWTNQIHGGMPTFQIWAPYPNNITTWLIKVVNYSLPQPAGTVMVLLLGSYFLFCVLKLNPWLAAAGAVAFTFSSYNIILFGAGHANQVAAISFFAPVLAGIILVFRGKYIYGAAITALFLALEIRANHLQMTYYLFLAILIFVGVEAYHAIKTKQTKDFFKASGFALIAGLLAIAVNTSSLWSTYEYSAETIRGHANLTQKTAKTSTGLSREYAYQWSQGVEECITFLVPNAFGGSSRGNAVQHTHVLKALTDIGANPEEADYLSKSLMPFYWGEKPFTEGSFYFGAVICFLFILGLLIVKHRIKWWLLGVVILTMFLSFGKNLPLISDLFFYYVPFYNKFRAVESILAVAGLCFPILGVLAVNELFVRTDKPELIKQLKLAFYLSFGLSLVIAVLPDLLLSFKSSDHEVVVAQFTAALKLDQATANSIGNAIVADRKAAAQSDAMRSCLLILTAFVGIWAYLKDKLNANLLSIAFLFLVLFDLWGVDKRYLNTESFMAKQDTEKPQLREVDRFIDQDKDPNFKVLDLTQSIMNDATTPYFHKSIGGYSAVRLKRFDEVIESHFKNNINLNILGMMNTKYLIHTDPNSPKLIAELNPNACGHAWFVNKIQYVRNADQEMEVIGTFAPKETVVIDDQYKALVKAQQLGNSAASGTIKLTSYFPDRMVYKSNSTQANLAVFSEIYYNKGWKMFIDEVEQPYFRANYLLRAAHIPAGKHQIAFVFHPNSYYTGELISLIASILLIAGLLFAGYFGYKDRNAI; via the coding sequence ATGAATAATTGGTTTAAGCGAAATGGCCAGCATCTGATGGTCATTGTACTTTTCTTTGGAATCACCTTTTTATATTTTAATCCCGTATTCTTTGGAAAAACGCTTGGACAAAATGATGTGACCAGGGCACAATCTACGACTACAGAAATCAACCATTACCGTGAAAAGGGGGAAACGATTTTATGGACCAATCAGATTCATGGAGGGATGCCTACTTTCCAGATCTGGGCACCCTACCCCAACAACATCACCACCTGGCTGATAAAAGTAGTGAACTATTCCCTTCCACAGCCAGCAGGTACCGTTATGGTTTTATTGCTAGGCAGTTACTTTCTCTTTTGCGTCCTTAAACTGAATCCCTGGCTTGCCGCAGCGGGTGCTGTTGCTTTCACTTTTTCTTCTTATAACATCATTTTATTTGGTGCCGGACATGCGAATCAGGTTGCTGCCATCTCTTTCTTTGCGCCTGTTCTTGCGGGAATCATACTCGTTTTCAGGGGTAAATATATTTATGGTGCTGCGATAACCGCATTATTTCTGGCTTTAGAAATCCGTGCCAATCACCTCCAGATGACTTATTACCTGTTTCTGGCCATCCTGATTTTTGTTGGTGTAGAAGCATATCATGCTATAAAAACAAAACAGACCAAAGACTTTTTTAAGGCCTCAGGCTTTGCGCTTATTGCGGGACTACTGGCAATTGCTGTCAATACTTCCTCATTATGGAGTACTTATGAATACAGTGCGGAAACCATCAGAGGACATGCCAACCTGACTCAGAAAACGGCGAAAACCAGTACAGGATTATCCAGAGAATATGCCTACCAATGGAGTCAGGGTGTAGAAGAATGTATTACTTTTCTAGTCCCAAATGCTTTTGGCGGCAGTTCCAGAGGGAATGCCGTACAGCATACCCATGTGCTAAAAGCGTTAACGGACATTGGAGCTAATCCTGAGGAGGCAGATTACCTTTCCAAATCATTAATGCCTTTTTATTGGGGAGAAAAGCCTTTTACGGAAGGTTCCTTTTATTTTGGTGCGGTCATTTGTTTTCTATTTATACTGGGTTTACTGATTGTCAAACACAGGATCAAGTGGTGGTTATTAGGCGTAGTGATCCTGACCATGTTTCTGTCCTTTGGAAAAAACCTGCCTTTAATTTCCGATCTGTTCTTTTACTATGTACCCTTCTACAACAAATTTAGAGCGGTTGAATCCATCCTTGCAGTAGCGGGATTGTGCTTCCCGATACTGGGGGTACTGGCGGTAAACGAATTATTTGTCCGCACAGACAAGCCGGAGCTTATTAAGCAATTAAAGCTGGCCTTTTACCTCAGTTTCGGACTTTCGTTAGTAATAGCGGTGCTCCCTGATTTATTACTTTCCTTCAAAAGCAGTGACCATGAAGTGGTGGTTGCACAGTTTACTGCAGCGCTTAAATTAGATCAGGCCACTGCAAATTCCATTGGTAATGCGATTGTAGCGGACAGAAAAGCGGCGGCACAGTCGGACGCCATGAGGTCTTGTTTGTTGATTTTGACTGCATTTGTAGGAATCTGGGCTTATTTAAAAGACAAGCTAAACGCCAATTTACTCTCTATTGCTTTCCTATTTTTAGTGTTATTTGATCTATGGGGTGTTGACAAAAGGTACCTAAATACCGAGAGCTTTATGGCAAAACAGGATACAGAAAAACCTCAGCTTAGGGAAGTAGACCGGTTTATTGACCAGGATAAAGATCCTAATTTCAAAGTATTGGATTTGACGCAGAGCATTATGAATGATGCCACTACCCCCTATTTCCACAAGTCAATTGGTGGTTATTCGGCAGTTCGTTTGAAGCGATTTGATGAAGTGATTGAAAGTCATTTCAAGAATAACATCAACCTGAATATCCTGGGAATGATGAATACAAAATACCTGATCCATACCGATCCGAATTCTCCAAAGCTAATTGCGGAATTGAATCCGAATGCCTGTGGTCATGCCTGGTTTGTCAATAAGATCCAGTATGTACGTAATGCAGATCAGGAAATGGAAGTGATCGGTACTTTTGCACCTAAAGAAACTGTGGTGATCGATGATCAATACAAAGCACTGGTTAAAGCGCAGCAGCTGGGTAATTCCGCAGCATCAGGGACGATAAAACTGACTAGTTATTTTCCAGACCGCATGGTGTATAAAAGTAATTCCACGCAAGCTAACCTCGCTGTATTTTCAGAAATCTATTATAACAAAGGCTGGAAAATGTTCATTGATGAGGTGGAGCAACCATATTTCCGTGCGAATTACCTGTTAAGGGCTGCACATATTCCGGCAGGAAAACATCAGATTGCCTTTGTATTTCACCCGAACTCTTATTACACCGGGGAGCTGATTTCACTGATCGCTTCGATCCTATTAATCGCGGGCCTGCTGTTTGCAGGATATTTTGGTTATAAAGACCGCAACGCCATTTAA
- a CDS encoding BlaI/MecI/CopY family transcriptional regulator, protein MEELTKSEEKVMQVLWKLQSAFVKDIIEQLDDDPKPPYNTISSTVRLLEKKGYVSYKAYGKTYEYYPAISKKQYTKTTFSKMFAGYFDNSPASLLSFMVKEEKLTEEDINELKALIKKKSS, encoded by the coding sequence ATGGAAGAATTAACCAAAAGCGAAGAAAAGGTAATGCAAGTGCTTTGGAAATTGCAAAGTGCATTTGTGAAGGATATTATTGAGCAACTGGACGACGATCCTAAACCTCCATACAATACCATTTCCTCCACGGTTAGGCTGCTGGAGAAAAAAGGGTATGTATCCTACAAAGCTTATGGGAAAACCTATGAATACTACCCTGCGATCAGCAAAAAACAATATACCAAAACCACCTTTTCAAAGATGTTTGCGGGATATTTCGACAATTCACCAGCCTCACTGTTATCTTTTATGGTGAAAGAAGAAAAACTAACAGAGGAGGATATCAATGAGCTCAAAGCCCTCATCAAGAAAAAATCTTCTTAA
- a CDS encoding N-acetylmuramoyl-L-alanine amidase — protein MEWLYYLLKVSSCLLLFLGSYALFLKKLSFFKANRIYLMGTLFLSFIIPLLKFEWSQQLETTRFFGGYDPVEQISSKSLAPILLNQELNSFNIADWLFYSYLLIMAIVLGRGFFKVYQLIRHTRAEFSRINDLKVIDKKTGFANCSFFNYVFIDSSNLTTEETQILLKHEQVHARQFHSLDKLILLLFKAVLWFNPLIYWYEKAVEEVHEFEADALTANEFSADLYANLLLKMATKTQLNPILHSFSQHPLKDRIGMLFTSSSKTGRKWSYLIMIPLLICLSWLFAFKVPELSTERSAGDRNFVLILDAGHGGKDHGTEDQGLFEKDLTLLMQQKLSRMAKDRNLKVITTRDMDQYLSLKDRVEPKGDLLISLHVNQNQDAAINGIELLRGNASADTGKAEKLNQLSYQLYKNLSKLKGIAINNTPKEVKGLYILDKSISPSMILELGYLTHQQDRDYLTNPDKQEELVHAILNSILDYQETLHKDK, from the coding sequence ATGGAATGGCTATACTATCTGCTGAAAGTTAGCAGTTGTCTGCTGCTCTTTCTGGGAAGTTATGCACTGTTCCTAAAAAAACTAAGTTTTTTTAAAGCCAATCGGATCTACCTGATGGGGACCTTGTTTCTCAGTTTTATCATTCCATTGCTGAAATTTGAATGGAGCCAGCAGCTGGAAACGACCAGGTTCTTTGGCGGATATGATCCTGTAGAACAGATCAGCAGCAAATCGCTGGCACCAATACTCCTAAACCAGGAGCTCAATTCCTTTAATATTGCCGACTGGCTTTTTTACAGTTACCTCCTGATCATGGCAATAGTTCTAGGAAGAGGCTTTTTTAAAGTATATCAGTTAATCAGGCATACGCGTGCTGAGTTCAGCCGAATTAATGATTTAAAGGTGATTGACAAGAAAACAGGTTTCGCCAATTGCTCCTTTTTTAATTATGTTTTTATCGATTCCAGTAATCTGACCACTGAGGAAACGCAGATTTTGTTAAAACACGAGCAGGTTCATGCCAGACAATTCCACAGCCTTGATAAATTGATTTTATTGTTATTTAAAGCTGTGCTCTGGTTCAATCCGCTCATATATTGGTATGAAAAAGCAGTAGAAGAAGTACATGAGTTTGAAGCCGACGCGCTGACTGCAAATGAATTTTCGGCTGATTTATATGCGAATCTTCTCCTGAAAATGGCTACTAAAACCCAGTTAAACCCTATCCTGCATAGTTTTAGTCAGCATCCTTTGAAAGATAGAATAGGGATGCTTTTTACCAGTTCCTCTAAAACTGGAAGAAAGTGGAGTTATTTAATCATGATCCCATTGCTGATCTGCCTGAGCTGGTTATTCGCTTTCAAAGTACCAGAGCTCTCCACAGAAAGAAGCGCTGGCGACCGCAATTTTGTGTTGATCCTGGATGCCGGACATGGAGGTAAGGACCATGGGACAGAAGATCAGGGACTTTTTGAAAAAGACCTGACCTTGTTAATGCAGCAAAAGCTGAGCAGGATGGCGAAAGACAGAAACCTTAAAGTGATCACCACAAGGGATATGGATCAATACTTATCTCTAAAGGACAGGGTCGAGCCCAAAGGTGACCTGCTGATTTCCCTTCATGTGAATCAAAATCAGGATGCTGCAATAAATGGCATTGAGCTCTTGAGAGGAAATGCAAGTGCCGATACAGGCAAGGCCGAAAAATTAAATCAACTGAGTTATCAGCTGTATAAAAACCTCAGCAAATTAAAAGGGATTGCCATAAATAATACTCCGAAAGAAGTTAAAGGACTATATATTTTAGACAAAAGCATCTCTCCATCGATGATCCTTGAACTGGGCTATTTAACGCATCAGCAGGATCGGGATTATTTAACAAACCCCGATAAACAAGAAGAATTAGTCCATGCAATCCTCAATTCGATTTTAGATTACCAAGAAACCTTACACAAGGATAAATAG